Proteins encoded together in one Otariodibacter oris window:
- the cysS gene encoding cysteine--tRNA ligase, translated as MLKIYNTLKREKEEFKPINPNQVGMYVCGVTVYDLCHFGHGRTFVSFDVITRYLRYLGYNLRYVRNITDVDDKIIKRAIENNETTDQLVDRMIAEMHKDFDALNILRPDVEPRATQHIAEIIELVETLINNGHAYVAEDGDVMFQVDTFPKYGSLSRQNLEQLQAGARIEVKSVKRNPMDFVLWKMSKENEPSWDSPWGKGRPGWHIECSAMNSKELGNHFDIHGGGSDLMFPHHENEIAQSCCAHGDQYVNYWLHTGMLTINEEKMSKSLNNFFTIRDILNKYDSESVRYFFLTAQYRSLLDYSEENIGLARKALERLYTALRGCKTDISLPEDDQYVESFKESMNDDFNTPGALAVLFELAREINKLKAENQAEADKLASRLKQLAGVLGLLEQDPEVFLQGDANNDEVAEIEALIKQRNDARASKNWAVADEARNKLTEMGIILEDGPNGTTWRKA; from the coding sequence ATGCTCAAAATTTATAACACCTTAAAACGTGAGAAAGAAGAATTTAAGCCAATCAATCCTAACCAAGTCGGTATGTATGTGTGTGGAGTAACGGTTTATGATCTCTGTCACTTTGGGCATGGTCGTACCTTTGTTTCTTTTGATGTGATTACCCGTTATTTACGTTATTTAGGTTATAACCTTCGCTATGTGCGTAATATTACTGATGTGGACGATAAAATCATTAAGCGTGCGATCGAGAATAATGAAACCACCGATCAGCTTGTGGATCGTATGATCGCTGAAATGCACAAAGATTTTGATGCGTTGAATATTTTACGTCCAGATGTTGAGCCAAGAGCGACCCAACATATTGCGGAGATTATTGAGTTAGTCGAAACCCTCATCAACAATGGTCATGCCTATGTGGCGGAAGATGGTGATGTGATGTTCCAAGTTGATACTTTCCCAAAATACGGCTCACTTTCACGTCAGAACTTAGAGCAACTTCAAGCAGGTGCAAGAATTGAAGTGAAAAGCGTAAAACGTAACCCAATGGATTTCGTGTTGTGGAAAATGTCGAAAGAGAATGAACCAAGCTGGGATTCTCCTTGGGGGAAAGGTCGCCCTGGTTGGCATATCGAGTGTTCTGCAATGAACAGTAAAGAATTAGGCAATCACTTTGATATTCACGGCGGTGGTTCAGATTTAATGTTCCCACACCACGAAAATGAAATTGCACAATCTTGCTGCGCGCACGGTGATCAGTATGTCAATTATTGGCTACACACGGGAATGTTAACGATTAACGAAGAGAAAATGTCTAAATCGTTAAACAATTTCTTCACTATTCGAGATATCTTAAATAAATACGACAGCGAAAGTGTGCGTTATTTCTTTTTAACTGCGCAATATCGTAGTTTGTTAGATTATAGTGAAGAAAATATCGGCTTGGCTCGTAAAGCCTTAGAGCGTTTATACACTGCTTTAAGAGGCTGTAAAACAGATATTTCATTGCCAGAAGACGATCAATATGTTGAGAGTTTTAAAGAGTCAATGAATGATGACTTTAACACTCCGGGTGCATTAGCTGTTTTATTTGAATTAGCGAGAGAAATCAATAAACTCAAAGCAGAAAATCAAGCAGAAGCAGATAAATTAGCATCTCGTCTAAAACAACTTGCGGGCGTGTTAGGTTTACTTGAACAAGATCCAGAAGTCTTTTTACAAGGCGATGCGAATAATGATGAAGTAGCGGAAATTGAAGCCCTAATCAAACAGCGTAATGACGCTCGTGCAAGTAAGAATTGGGCGGTTGCTGATGAAGCCCGTAATAAATTAACTGAAATGGGCATTATTTTGGAAGACGGTCCAAATGGTACGACGTGGCGTAAAGCGTAA
- the ubiG gene encoding bifunctional 2-polyprenyl-6-hydroxyphenol methylase/3-demethylubiquinol 3-O-methyltransferase UbiG yields MSNVDQQELAKFEKMAKSWWDPQGDFKPIHLLNPLRLAYINEKSEGLFGKKVLDVGCGGGILSESMAKAGANVTGIDMTTHPLEIAKQHAQENQLKIDYQRITVEDFLAKHLETQAEKYDVITCMEMLEHVPDPLSVISSCQKLLKPNGVLFLSTINRTLKAYALVIIGAEYVLKMLPKGTHEFDKFIKPAELLYWCDKADLDCIDMVGYHFNPLLEKFWINKDVSCNYIATLKPISDSM; encoded by the coding sequence ATGAGTAATGTAGATCAACAAGAATTAGCAAAATTTGAAAAAATGGCAAAAAGTTGGTGGGATCCACAAGGTGATTTTAAACCAATCCACTTACTGAATCCTCTTCGTCTTGCCTATATCAATGAAAAGTCTGAAGGGTTATTCGGAAAAAAAGTTCTTGATGTCGGCTGCGGAGGCGGAATTTTAAGTGAAAGTATGGCAAAAGCTGGTGCTAATGTCACAGGCATTGATATGACAACACATCCATTAGAGATCGCCAAACAACATGCTCAAGAAAATCAACTCAAAATCGACTATCAGCGAATTACTGTTGAAGACTTTCTCGCAAAACATCTAGAAACACAGGCAGAAAAATATGATGTCATCACATGTATGGAAATGCTAGAACATGTGCCTGATCCATTATCAGTAATTAGCAGTTGCCAAAAATTACTTAAACCGAATGGCGTACTTTTTCTTTCTACCATTAATCGTACATTAAAAGCCTATGCCTTAGTGATTATCGGTGCAGAATATGTATTGAAAATGTTACCTAAAGGTACTCATGAATTTGATAAATTTATAAAACCCGCAGAATTACTCTATTGGTGTGACAAGGCAGACTTAGATTGTATTGATATGGTTGGCTATCATTTTAATCCACTTTTAGAAAAATTCTGGATAAATAAGGATGTAAGCTGTAATTATATTGCTACATTAAAACCTATTTCTGACTCAATGTAA
- a CDS encoding pyridoxamine 5'-phosphate oxidase family protein — translation MQKRMASYIKKMYLFTLSCTHNDIPWATAHYYVFDEERKRLIYVTSDRTHHAQTVFKNPIVAGTIFTPTRFHASLQGIQFTGRTAMLEGDEAQLGRKLYKALYDHRLIDELPVWEISLEYIRMIDHSLGFFNSIEWRIEDEDTDLESEIEEINI, via the coding sequence ATGCAAAAGCGGATGGCTTCTTACATTAAAAAAATGTATTTATTTACCCTTTCTTGTACACATAATGATATCCCTTGGGCAACAGCACATTATTATGTTTTTGATGAAGAACGAAAGCGTTTAATTTATGTTACAAGTGATAGAACCCATCATGCTCAAACTGTATTTAAAAATCCAATTGTAGCAGGAACCATATTTACCCCAACACGTTTTCATGCTTCTTTACAAGGTATTCAATTTACTGGGCGAACAGCTATGCTTGAAGGTGATGAAGCTCAATTAGGTCGAAAATTGTATAAAGCGCTTTATGATCATAGATTAATTGATGAGTTACCTGTTTGGGAGATATCACTGGAATACATTCGAATGATTGATCATTCTTTAGGTTTTTTTAATTCAATAGAATGGCGTATTGAAGATGAAGATACAGATTTAGAATCAGAAATAGAAGAGATAAATATTTAG
- the leuB gene encoding 3-isopropylmalate dehydrogenase codes for MQTYNVAVLSGDGIGPEIMAQAIKVLDAVQQKYQFKLNYHPYDIGGIAIDNHGKALPDTTLKGCETADAILFGSVGGPKWEHLPANEQPERGALLPLRKHFSLFCNLRPATLYKGLEKFCPLRADIAEKGFDMVTVRELTGGIYFGQPKGREGEGANEKAFDTEVYHRYEIERIARVAFETAMKRNKHVTSVDKANVLISSILWREVVTEIAKEYPEVKLDHIYIDNATMQLIKQPDFFDVLLCSNIFGDIISDECAMITGSMGMLPSASLNEQGFGLYEPAGGSAPDIAGKNIANPIAQILSAAMMLRYSFNLDNAANAIESAVQSVLAQGIRTTDLADQSTPISTSEMGDLIAQAIK; via the coding sequence ATGCAAACTTACAATGTAGCAGTCTTAAGTGGTGATGGTATTGGTCCAGAAATTATGGCTCAAGCCATTAAAGTGCTTGATGCTGTCCAACAAAAATATCAGTTTAAATTAAACTACCATCCCTATGATATTGGTGGGATAGCCATTGATAATCATGGTAAAGCCCTACCTGATACGACGCTGAAAGGATGTGAAACTGCCGATGCGATTTTATTTGGCTCAGTAGGTGGACCAAAATGGGAACATCTGCCAGCCAATGAACAACCTGAACGAGGTGCATTACTCCCTCTACGCAAACATTTTTCGCTATTCTGCAATTTACGCCCTGCAACTTTATACAAAGGATTAGAAAAATTCTGCCCACTTCGTGCTGATATTGCCGAAAAAGGTTTTGACATGGTAACAGTGCGTGAATTGACAGGAGGAATCTACTTTGGTCAACCTAAAGGTCGTGAAGGCGAAGGTGCAAACGAAAAAGCGTTTGATACCGAAGTCTATCATCGCTATGAAATTGAGCGTATTGCTCGAGTTGCGTTTGAAACCGCAATGAAACGTAATAAGCATGTCACGTCTGTAGATAAAGCGAATGTATTGATCAGTTCTATTTTATGGCGAGAAGTGGTAACTGAAATTGCCAAAGAATATCCCGAAGTGAAGTTAGATCATATTTATATCGATAATGCGACAATGCAACTTATCAAACAACCTGACTTTTTTGACGTATTACTTTGCTCGAATATCTTTGGAGATATTATTTCTGATGAATGTGCCATGATTACAGGTTCAATGGGAATGTTACCTTCTGCAAGTTTGAATGAGCAAGGATTTGGTTTATACGAACCAGCTGGTGGCTCCGCGCCAGATATTGCAGGAAAAAACATTGCTAATCCAATCGCACAAATTCTTTCTGCTGCAATGATGCTACGTTATAGTTTTAACTTAGACAATGCAGCAAATGCTATCGAATCAGCGGTTCAAAGTGTATTAGCACAAGGTATTCGTACGACAGATTTAGCGGATCAATCAACACCAATTTCAACGAGTGAAATGGGTGATCTTATTGCTCAAGCTATCAAATAA
- the gdhA gene encoding NADP-specific glutamate dehydrogenase, whose protein sequence is MSDLNALFQAIKQRDPNQAPFHQAVEEVFGSLAPFLAKNPQYTKYGLLERIVEPERVVSFRVTWVDDNGQVQVNRGYRVQMNSAIGPYKGGLRFHPTVDLGVLKFLAFEQVFKNALTTLPMGGGKGGSDFDPKGKSDAEVMRFCQAFMSELFRHIGADTDVPAGDIGVGGREIGFLYGQYKKLRNEFSSVLTGKGLTWGGSLIRPEATGYGTVYFAESMLNTRGESFEGKRVVISGSGNVSQYAAEKSIQKGAKVLTVSDSNGYVLFPENGMTEKQLADLLVLKNERRERLSVYAKEQGLQYFADQKPWGVACDVALPCATQNELDTEDAKTLLKNGCICVAEGANMPSTLGAVNVFIDAKILYAPGKASNAGGVATSGLEMSQNAIRLSWSTEEVDQRLFDIMKNIHENCVEHGSENGFVNYVNGANIAGFKKVATAMLEQGVL, encoded by the coding sequence ATGAGCGACTTAAATGCACTCTTCCAAGCAATCAAACAACGTGATCCGAATCAAGCACCATTCCACCAAGCAGTAGAAGAAGTTTTTGGTAGTCTTGCACCATTCTTAGCAAAAAATCCACAATATACTAAATACGGTTTACTTGAGCGTATCGTAGAACCTGAGCGTGTTGTAAGTTTCCGCGTAACTTGGGTAGATGATAATGGTCAAGTACAAGTGAACCGTGGTTATCGTGTACAAATGAACTCTGCAATTGGTCCTTATAAAGGTGGTTTACGTTTCCACCCAACTGTAGATTTAGGTGTTTTAAAATTCTTAGCGTTTGAACAAGTCTTCAAAAATGCTCTAACTACATTGCCAATGGGGGGGGGTAAAGGTGGTTCAGATTTCGATCCTAAAGGTAAATCTGATGCTGAAGTAATGCGTTTCTGTCAAGCATTCATGAGTGAATTATTCCGTCATATCGGTGCTGATACAGATGTTCCTGCGGGTGATATTGGTGTGGGTGGTCGTGAAATCGGTTTCTTATATGGTCAATATAAAAAATTACGCAACGAATTTTCTTCTGTATTAACAGGTAAAGGATTAACTTGGGGCGGTAGCTTAATTCGTCCTGAAGCAACGGGTTACGGTACAGTTTATTTTGCTGAAAGTATGTTAAATACTCGTGGCGAAAGTTTTGAAGGTAAACGTGTTGTTATTTCTGGTTCGGGTAACGTATCACAATATGCAGCAGAAAAATCAATTCAAAAAGGTGCAAAAGTATTAACGGTTTCTGACTCTAATGGTTATGTGTTATTCCCAGAAAATGGTATGACTGAAAAACAATTAGCAGATTTATTAGTACTGAAAAATGAGCGTCGTGAACGTTTATCTGTATATGCGAAAGAACAAGGCTTACAATATTTTGCAGACCAAAAACCTTGGGGTGTCGCTTGTGATGTGGCATTACCTTGTGCAACACAAAATGAATTAGACACAGAAGATGCAAAAACATTACTTAAAAATGGGTGTATCTGTGTGGCGGAAGGGGCGAACATGCCATCTACATTAGGTGCAGTAAATGTATTCATTGATGCAAAAATTCTTTATGCACCAGGTAAAGCATCAAACGCAGGTGGTGTTGCAACATCTGGTTTAGAAATGAGCCAAAATGCAATTCGTTTATCTTGGAGTACTGAAGAAGTAGATCAACGCCTATTTGACATTATGAAAAATATTCATGAAAACTGTGTTGAACATGGCTCAGAAAATGGTTTTGTAAACTATGTGAATGGTGCAAATATTGCAGGATTTAAGAAAGTTGCAACAGCTATGTTAGAGCAAGGTGTGTTATAG
- a CDS encoding YceK/YidQ family lipoprotein has protein sequence MKINAYRLMVVILGVLSLSGCGTILSFTANDYTPYAGVSRDFSFIQEGGIVSVVAVVDLPLSLVLDTLFLPVTLSQK, from the coding sequence ATGAAAATAAATGCTTACAGGCTAATGGTAGTAATTTTGGGTGTATTATCTTTGTCTGGATGTGGCACAATTTTGAGTTTTACGGCAAACGACTATACCCCTTATGCAGGAGTAAGTCGTGATTTTTCGTTCATTCAAGAAGGGGGCATTGTCAGTGTGGTTGCCGTCGTCGATTTACCCCTCAGTCTAGTTTTAGATACGTTATTTTTACCTGTTACATTGAGTCAGAAATAG
- the cpdB gene encoding 2',3'-cyclic-nucleotide 2'-phosphodiesterase, giving the protein MINRRRFIQIGASAMLVLGTQRYSWALPAMENAVKLRVIATTDVHSFLTDFDYYKDAPTDKFGFTRTATLIEQARKEVKNSVLVDNGDLIQGNPIADYQAAVGYKEGKSNPAIDVLNFMKYDVGTLGNHEFNYGLEYLNAAIKQANFPIINANVVKPGTDVPVYQPYFIQEKTVIDESGNEQIVKIGYIGFVPPQIMVWDKANLDGKVDARDIVKTAERFIPVLKGKGADIIVALAHTGPSDEPYEEGAENAAFYLADVEGIDAVIFGHAHRLFPNKEFSESPNADIEKGTMKGVPESMAGYWGNNISVVDLTLAKENDKWVVTDGQAALRPIYDVEKKASTVENHPGVAALLFPVHEATRAFVSQPIGKASDNMYSYLALMQDDPTVQIVNQAQKAYAENVVKSLPKLAGLPVLSAGAPFKAGGRKNDPTGYTEVDKGDLTFRNAADLYLYPNTLVIVKVTGEELKEWLECSAGMFNQIDPAKKETQYLLDWTGFRTYNFDVIDGVEYQYDITQLARYDGDCNLINEESHRVISLTYQGEPVDPKAEFLVATNNYRAYGNKFPGTGSDHIVFAAPDENRQILANYITAKSQEDGQVSPSADKNWRIAPITSDVKLDIRVETSPTEKAKAFIKEKAQYPMKFIKNDEVGFAVYSVDLSK; this is encoded by the coding sequence ATGATAAACAGAAGACGCTTTATTCAAATTGGTGCAAGTGCAATGCTAGTTCTTGGCACACAGCGGTACAGTTGGGCATTACCTGCTATGGAAAATGCCGTAAAATTACGTGTCATTGCGACTACAGATGTACATAGTTTTTTAACCGATTTTGATTATTACAAAGATGCCCCGACAGATAAATTTGGTTTTACCCGCACAGCAACTCTGATTGAGCAAGCAAGGAAGGAAGTCAAAAATAGCGTCTTAGTGGATAATGGCGATTTAATTCAAGGAAATCCTATTGCCGATTATCAAGCTGCCGTTGGCTATAAAGAAGGTAAATCTAATCCCGCTATTGATGTATTGAATTTCATGAAGTACGATGTAGGTACGCTAGGTAACCATGAATTTAATTATGGATTGGAATACCTCAATGCAGCCATTAAGCAGGCTAATTTTCCAATTATCAATGCAAATGTCGTAAAACCTGGTACAGATGTGCCAGTTTATCAACCTTATTTCATCCAAGAAAAAACAGTTATTGATGAATCAGGTAATGAACAAATTGTTAAAATTGGCTATATCGGATTTGTTCCTCCACAAATTATGGTTTGGGATAAAGCTAATTTAGATGGAAAAGTTGATGCTAGAGACATTGTAAAAACTGCAGAGCGATTTATTCCTGTTTTAAAAGGTAAAGGGGCAGATATTATTGTCGCATTAGCGCATACTGGACCATCAGATGAACCTTATGAAGAAGGCGCAGAAAATGCAGCGTTTTATCTTGCCGATGTAGAAGGCATTGATGCTGTTATTTTTGGACACGCGCATCGTTTGTTCCCGAATAAAGAGTTCTCAGAATCCCCAAATGCTGATATTGAAAAGGGTACAATGAAAGGCGTCCCTGAAAGTATGGCGGGTTATTGGGGGAATAACATTAGTGTTGTTGATCTGACGTTAGCGAAAGAAAATGATAAATGGGTGGTGACAGATGGACAAGCTGCATTACGTCCAATTTATGATGTAGAGAAAAAAGCTTCGACAGTAGAAAATCATCCAGGCGTTGCGGCATTACTATTTCCTGTTCATGAAGCAACTCGAGCTTTTGTTTCACAGCCTATTGGTAAAGCAAGCGATAATATGTATAGCTATTTAGCTTTAATGCAAGATGATCCAACGGTACAAATTGTCAATCAAGCACAAAAAGCCTATGCAGAAAATGTCGTGAAAAGTTTACCAAAATTAGCAGGATTACCTGTATTAAGTGCAGGTGCACCATTTAAAGCAGGTGGACGTAAAAATGATCCAACAGGCTATACCGAAGTCGATAAAGGTGATTTAACCTTCCGTAATGCTGCTGATTTATATCTCTATCCAAATACATTAGTCATTGTTAAAGTGACAGGGGAAGAGTTAAAAGAGTGGTTAGAATGTAGCGCGGGAATGTTTAATCAAATTGATCCAGCGAAGAAAGAAACACAATATTTACTTGATTGGACAGGCTTTAGAACCTATAACTTTGATGTTATTGATGGCGTGGAATATCAGTATGATATTACTCAACTAGCACGCTATGATGGCGATTGTAATTTAATTAATGAAGAATCTCATCGTGTTATCAGTTTAACTTATCAAGGTGAACCAGTAGATCCAAAAGCTGAATTCTTGGTTGCAACCAATAATTATCGTGCTTACGGTAATAAATTCCCTGGTACTGGTAGTGATCATATTGTATTTGCTGCACCAGATGAAAACCGTCAAATTCTTGCTAATTACATTACTGCAAAAAGCCAAGAAGATGGACAAGTCAGTCCAAGCGCAGATAAAAACTGGCGTATTGCACCAATTACTAGTGATGTGAAATTGGATATTCGTGTGGAGACTTCTCCAACTGAAAAAGCGAAAGCTTTTATCAAAGAAAAAGCACAATATCCGATGAAATTTATCAAAAATGATGAAGTTGGATTTGCGGTGTATAGCGTGGATTTAAGTAAATAA
- a CDS encoding peptidylprolyl isomerase, whose translation MITLHTNFGDIKIALNAEKAPVTAENFKTYCKDGFYNNTIFHRVIDGFMIQGGGMEAGMKEKQTRAPIKNEANNGLSNKRGTIAMARTSDPHSASAQFFINVADNTFLDFKSETMQGWGYAVFGEVVEGMDVVDKIKGVKTGNYGFHQDVPKEEVIITSVTVE comes from the coding sequence ATGATTACATTACACACTAACTTTGGTGACATTAAAATTGCATTAAATGCGGAAAAAGCACCAGTAACAGCAGAAAACTTTAAAACTTACTGTAAAGACGGTTTCTATAACAACACAATTTTCCACCGTGTGATTGATGGTTTTATGATTCAAGGTGGTGGTATGGAAGCGGGCATGAAGGAAAAACAAACTCGTGCGCCAATCAAAAATGAAGCAAACAATGGCTTAAGCAACAAACGTGGCACAATCGCAATGGCTCGTACTTCTGATCCGCATTCAGCATCTGCACAATTCTTTATCAATGTTGCAGACAACACATTCTTAGACTTTAAATCAGAAACTATGCAAGGCTGGGGCTATGCGGTGTTCGGTGAAGTTGTAGAGGGTATGGACGTAGTTGATAAAATCAAAGGCGTGAAAACTGGTAACTACGGTTTCCACCAAGATGTACCAAAAGAAGAGGTGATTATTACCTCAGTCACTGTTGAATAA
- a CDS encoding SoxR reducing system RseC family protein, translating into MMVEYATVVNYSKGIATVVCDPKVGCGSCVSSGACGTRTLSALAGEKSALEFELKVSETLSIGDKIEIGLTERNLLLGVFGMYGIPLIVFIGSALLFSQWIDNELVVALIMFMSTAGLFAGMKKVLQKKSMGQFIPVFLRKI; encoded by the coding sequence ATGATGGTTGAATATGCAACGGTTGTGAATTATTCCAAGGGTATTGCAACCGTAGTGTGTGACCCAAAAGTAGGATGTGGCAGTTGTGTCAGTAGTGGTGCTTGTGGCACTCGTACTTTATCTGCTTTGGCAGGAGAAAAATCCGCATTAGAATTTGAATTGAAGGTAAGTGAAACTTTATCAATTGGTGATAAGATTGAAATTGGTCTAACTGAACGAAATTTATTATTGGGTGTTTTTGGGATGTATGGCATCCCTCTTATTGTATTTATCGGGAGTGCATTACTATTTTCACAATGGATAGATAATGAATTAGTGGTTGCACTTATTATGTTTATGAGTACAGCAGGCTTGTTTGCTGGAATGAAAAAAGTATTACAAAAAAAATCAATGGGACAATTTATCCCTGTTTTTTTGAGAAAAATTTAA
- a CDS encoding low molecular weight protein-tyrosine-phosphatase translates to MKPQINILFVCLGNICRSPMAEYVMRDKIKQAHLDNLIFTDSAGTAGWHEGEDMHRGTAKVLAQHQIDNKGFSSRPIKKSDWDQFDYIIAMDDSNLRDLEKLFGKSSEKLFQITTLRSDLPYDHIPDPWYTNNFDETYALLDKCCESLLVKIKQTHHL, encoded by the coding sequence ATGAAACCACAAATTAATATCTTATTTGTCTGCTTAGGCAATATTTGTCGTTCACCAATGGCAGAGTATGTGATGCGAGACAAAATCAAACAGGCACACTTAGATAATCTGATTTTTACTGATAGTGCTGGCACAGCAGGATGGCATGAAGGGGAAGATATGCATCGGGGTACTGCCAAAGTATTAGCTCAACATCAAATTGATAATAAAGGTTTTAGCAGTCGTCCTATCAAAAAATCAGATTGGGATCAGTTTGATTATATTATTGCGATGGATGACAGTAATTTGCGTGATTTAGAAAAACTTTTTGGAAAATCATCTGAAAAATTATTCCAAATTACTACGCTACGGTCTGATTTACCATATGATCATATTCCCGACCCTTGGTACACCAACAATTTTGATGAAACTTACGCTTTATTAGATAAATGTTGTGAGAGTTTATTGGTGAAAATCAAACAAACTCATCATCTCTAA
- the fadD gene encoding long-chain-fatty-acid--CoA ligase FadD, producing MDKIWLKNYPDGAPTTINPNQYSSLVEMFEKAVRRHPDIPAYINMGKVLTYRKLEERSRAFAAYLQNELCLEKGERIALMMPNLLQYPIALFGALRAGLVVVNVNPLYTPRELEHQLNDSGAKAIVVVSNFAATLEKVVFNTEVKHVILTRMGDQLSFGKRTLVNFVVKYVKKLVPKYKLPHAASFREALSIGKLRQYVKPELLPDDLAFLQYTGGTTGVAKGAMLTHRSIVANIIQAKWVADPLILNGEGKIGVIALPMYHVFALTVNCLLFIELGLTGLLISNPRDIPGFIKELKKYRVSVITGVNTLFNALLNNEHFKEVNFSRMKMTVGGGAAVQRSVAERWHAATGNHIIEGYGMTECSPLIAATRSDSTEYSGSIGIPVPNTDIRIVDDAGNDVPLGERGELWVKGPQVMQGYWQREEDTADVMKDGWMATGDIVEMGQDLNLRIVDRKKDMIIVSGFNVYPNEIEEVISSHPKVNEVVVVGIPNEKSGECIKVFATKKDETLTREELRKYCKQHLTGYKIPREIEFREELPKSNVGKILRRVLRDEEMERIKKQLNAK from the coding sequence GTGGACAAAATTTGGTTGAAAAACTATCCAGATGGGGCACCAACAACTATTAATCCAAATCAATATAGTTCTTTAGTTGAAATGTTTGAAAAAGCAGTACGTCGCCATCCAGATATTCCAGCCTATATTAATATGGGAAAAGTGCTTACGTATCGTAAGTTAGAAGAGCGTAGCCGAGCATTTGCTGCTTATTTACAAAATGAATTATGCCTAGAAAAGGGTGAGCGTATTGCATTAATGATGCCAAATTTATTGCAATATCCTATTGCGTTATTTGGTGCATTACGGGCTGGATTAGTTGTGGTTAATGTAAACCCTCTTTATACCCCCAGAGAATTAGAGCATCAATTAAATGATAGTGGTGCAAAGGCAATTGTTGTGGTTTCAAACTTTGCAGCAACACTGGAAAAAGTGGTATTTAACACTGAAGTAAAACACGTAATTTTAACCAGAATGGGGGATCAGCTTTCTTTTGGTAAACGTACATTAGTCAATTTTGTGGTGAAGTATGTTAAAAAATTAGTACCTAAATATAAACTTCCCCATGCAGCAAGTTTCCGTGAAGCTTTAAGTATCGGTAAATTGCGTCAATATGTTAAACCTGAATTATTGCCTGATGATCTTGCTTTTCTTCAATATACAGGTGGAACAACAGGAGTGGCAAAAGGAGCAATGCTAACGCATCGCAGTATTGTGGCAAATATAATACAAGCAAAATGGGTGGCTGATCCATTAATCCTGAATGGAGAAGGTAAAATCGGTGTTATTGCTTTGCCAATGTATCACGTGTTTGCATTGACCGTGAATTGCTTACTATTTATTGAATTAGGTTTGACAGGATTATTAATTAGTAATCCGCGAGATATACCTGGATTCATTAAAGAATTAAAAAAATATCGAGTTTCAGTGATAACAGGGGTCAATACATTATTTAACGCATTGTTGAATAATGAGCACTTCAAGGAAGTGAATTTTTCTCGGATGAAAATGACTGTAGGTGGTGGTGCTGCGGTACAACGTTCAGTTGCAGAACGTTGGCATGCAGCAACTGGAAATCATATTATCGAAGGATATGGTATGACTGAGTGTTCCCCATTGATTGCCGCAACGCGTAGTGATTCCACTGAATATTCAGGCTCTATTGGTATCCCCGTGCCTAATACAGATATTCGTATTGTGGATGATGCTGGGAATGACGTTCCTTTAGGTGAACGTGGTGAACTATGGGTCAAGGGCCCTCAAGTGATGCAAGGCTACTGGCAACGAGAAGAAGATACTGCCGATGTTATGAAAGATGGATGGATGGCAACAGGTGATATCGTTGAAATGGGGCAAGATCTTAATTTACGAATTGTCGATCGAAAAAAAGATATGATCATCGTTTCTGGCTTTAATGTTTATCCAAATGAAATTGAAGAGGTAATTTCCTCTCATCCTAAAGTCAATGAGGTCGTTGTTGTCGGTATTCCAAATGAAAAATCAGGGGAATGTATTAAAGTTTTTGCGACAAAAAAAGATGAAACATTAACTCGGGAAGAATTACGTAAATACTGTAAACAACATTTAACAGGTTACAAAATTCCTAGAGAAATTGAGTTTAGAGAAGAGTTGCCCAAAAGCAACGTTGGAAAAATTCTTCGCCGAGTCTTGAGGGATGAAGAGATGGAGAGAATTAAAAAGCAATTAAATGCGAAATAA